From Rubricoccus marinus, a single genomic window includes:
- a CDS encoding aldo/keto reductase — translation MIYRDPAPPYRPEADRYGGMAYVRCGRSGLKLPAVSLGLWHNFGSVDRYENARAMALRAFDLGITHFDLANNYGPEKGSAEETFGRILAEDLAGYRDELVISTKAGYGMWPGPYGEWGSRKYMLSSLDQSLTRMGLDYVDVFYSHRFDPETPLAETMGALAHAVRSGKALYAGVSNYPPEATREAAALLRELGTPLLIHQPKYSMLERAPEAELFGVLEDEGVGAIVFSPLAQGLLTDKYLDGIPDDSRAAKATGFLREDQVTDDVVETVRQLREVARTRGQSMAQLALAWTRRRPEVTSTLIGASRVEQIEEAVEMLSQAPLADGEITEIETILGR, via the coding sequence ATGATCTACCGCGACCCCGCCCCACCCTACCGCCCCGAAGCCGACCGCTACGGCGGCATGGCGTACGTCCGCTGCGGACGGAGCGGGCTCAAGCTGCCCGCCGTCTCGCTCGGCCTGTGGCACAACTTCGGGAGCGTGGACCGCTACGAGAACGCCCGCGCGATGGCGCTCCGCGCCTTCGACCTCGGCATCACGCACTTCGACCTCGCCAACAACTACGGCCCCGAGAAGGGCTCCGCCGAGGAGACCTTCGGCCGCATCCTCGCCGAGGACCTGGCGGGCTACCGCGACGAACTGGTCATCTCGACCAAGGCGGGCTACGGGATGTGGCCCGGCCCCTACGGCGAGTGGGGCTCGCGGAAGTACATGCTCTCCAGCCTCGACCAGAGCCTCACGCGCATGGGGCTGGACTACGTCGACGTCTTCTACTCCCACCGCTTCGACCCCGAGACGCCTCTGGCGGAGACGATGGGCGCGCTGGCGCACGCCGTCCGCAGCGGCAAGGCGCTCTACGCCGGCGTCTCGAACTACCCGCCCGAGGCGACCCGCGAGGCCGCGGCGCTCCTCCGCGAGCTGGGCACTCCGCTGCTCATCCACCAGCCCAAGTACTCCATGCTGGAGCGCGCGCCAGAGGCTGAGCTGTTCGGCGTGCTAGAGGATGAGGGCGTCGGCGCCATCGTGTTCTCGCCGCTGGCGCAGGGGCTGCTGACCGACAAGTACCTCGATGGCATCCCAGACGACTCCCGCGCGGCGAAGGCCACAGGCTTTCTGCGCGAGGACCAGGTCACCGACGACGTGGTCGAGACGGTCCGCCAGCTCCGCGAGGTCGCCCGCACCCGCGGGCAGTCCATGGCGCAACTCGCGCTCGCGTGGACGCGGCGGCGCCCGGAGGTCACGTCGACTCTCATCGGCGCCAGCCGCGTGGAACAGATCGAGGAGGCCGTCGAGATGCTCAGCCAGGCGCCTCTGGCGGACGGCGAGATCACCGAGATCGAGACGATCCTCGGCCGCTGA
- a CDS encoding EamA family transporter — MWIPLTLLSAVGAAGTGLALKRTLGAGGLIASTVAYRAAGGIVLLALLVGGGLGAPLGADYAVATALVIPLEIVGTLAFSLALRAGDLSLVQPLFGLMPVTVTLGGALLLGERPTPEAFAGVALVASGVYELGLGGERGVLAPFRALARDPAGRWAGVSILAWSLTTVLHRVGIAASGPMPWAVTLALGSAVAMALVAPLLPRSLRETAEAETLKAEPPGTEPPEASRWWLWVVASGALYAVQQVGLQFALSEAPAGYVTALASTSILLAVVAGMVFLGERGAGHSRLVGGGLVTLGAAVVAMYG; from the coding sequence ATGTGGATTCCGCTCACCCTCCTCTCTGCCGTCGGCGCTGCCGGGACGGGGCTGGCGCTCAAGCGGACCCTGGGCGCGGGCGGCCTTATCGCCTCGACGGTGGCGTACCGGGCCGCTGGCGGAATCGTGCTCCTCGCGCTCCTCGTGGGGGGCGGGCTGGGCGCTCCGCTCGGCGCGGACTACGCCGTCGCGACCGCGCTCGTGATCCCGCTGGAGATCGTCGGCACGCTGGCGTTCTCACTGGCGCTGCGCGCAGGCGACCTCTCGCTCGTGCAGCCGCTCTTCGGCTTGATGCCCGTCACGGTGACGCTCGGCGGCGCCCTGCTGCTCGGCGAGCGGCCGACGCCAGAGGCCTTCGCGGGCGTGGCGCTGGTGGCCTCTGGCGTTTACGAGCTCGGGCTGGGAGGGGAGCGTGGGGTGCTGGCACCGTTCCGGGCGCTCGCGCGCGATCCGGCGGGCCGTTGGGCGGGCGTGTCCATCCTCGCGTGGAGCCTCACGACGGTGCTCCACAGGGTGGGCATCGCGGCGTCCGGGCCGATGCCGTGGGCGGTGACGCTCGCGCTGGGCTCGGCGGTGGCGATGGCGCTCGTGGCGCCGCTGCTCCCACGTTCTCTGCGCGAGACGGCAGAGGCGGAGACGCTGAAAGCCGAGCCGCCAGGCACGGAGCCGCCAGAGGCTAGCCGTTGGTGGCTCTGGGTGGTCGCCTCTGGCGCGCTCTACGCCGTCCAGCAGGTGGGCCTCCAGTTTGCGCTCAGCGAGGCGCCCGCCGGGTACGTCACGGCGCTGGCCTCGACGAGCATTCTGCTGGCGGTCGTGGCGGGGATGGTGTTCCTGGGCGAGCGCGGGGCGGGGCACTCGCGGCTCGTGGGCGGCGGGCTGGTCACGCTGGGCGCCGCCGTCGTGGCGATGTACGGCTAG